In a single window of the Streptomyces sp. NBC_01298 genome:
- a CDS encoding WhiB family transcriptional regulator — MVRRGRAEVPSTGAHWDEDAACRNTNTDEMFVESTQQKRAKSVCTGCTVRTECLAEALDNRIEFGIWGGMTERERRALLRRRPDVTSWRKVLEGARDEQGHPQAS, encoded by the coding sequence ATGGTTCGACGGGGGAGGGCAGAGGTGCCGAGCACGGGAGCGCACTGGGACGAGGACGCGGCCTGCCGGAACACAAACACCGACGAGATGTTCGTGGAGAGCACGCAGCAGAAGCGCGCGAAGAGCGTCTGCACCGGATGCACGGTCCGCACAGAATGCCTGGCCGAAGCCCTCGACAACCGCATCGAGTTCGGCATCTGGGGCGGTATGACGGAACGCGAACGCCGGGCACTGCTGCGCCGCAGGCCCGACGTCACTTCCTGGCGCAAGGTCCTTGAAGGCGCCCGCGATGAGCAGGGGCATCCACAGGCGAGCTGA
- a CDS encoding MSCRAMM family protein — MHAPLARATTRLTAITIAAAAAGTLSWSAAAAPAQSDKYGPGYAIPDSDGNAATSHIGAYGPPGMTVYGQWETYCADPERKGPDAAGGYSGPATVEHWTSSVTGKQVPDAHLAYASYIVGKYGQTQNAAQAAAVDAVVYEWLAGGAYGIDGARGKQRLGYPNVSSTARTLAADYLEEAKKYAGPYRLTLTPKVTETPAGKKVAVTATVTATLSGTKVPGVKVRLTESGTDGEKGQVTTGQDGTATWEFTADAKGTTTVGAEADGLPGSQLKVLAPRDDTAQRMLLAGDTTTAKDQTAIKVTAAPGGVTIRKKDPGGEALAGTSFQLLDPATGKTVAEGKTGADGVLVFDNLAPGTYRLRETDSGSPLHATVPDQDITITEGKTAAANPITIVDPFKQGELLVKKIDKATGKPLAGAVIAINADTVDASGKHTKGKELTQLTTGKDGTAKLKLDVTLKNGTTYWATEAKPPAGYEADAAAQQFTAKPGAQVTVTLADTKSPTPISPPPTTPPPAAKPPAAQPPAPSGQLAHTGASSTTWLIAAGGVLLAAGGTAVWAGNRRRLARTHSG, encoded by the coding sequence ATGCACGCACCTCTCGCCCGCGCGACAACGCGCCTGACCGCCATCACCATCGCCGCCGCAGCAGCCGGCACCCTGTCCTGGTCGGCGGCGGCCGCCCCCGCCCAGTCGGACAAGTACGGCCCCGGCTACGCGATCCCCGACAGCGACGGCAACGCCGCCACTTCCCACATCGGTGCCTACGGCCCCCCGGGCATGACGGTCTACGGCCAGTGGGAGACCTACTGCGCCGACCCCGAGCGCAAGGGGCCCGACGCCGCGGGCGGGTACAGCGGCCCGGCCACCGTCGAGCACTGGACCTCCTCCGTCACAGGCAAACAGGTCCCCGACGCCCACCTCGCCTACGCCTCCTACATCGTCGGCAAGTACGGCCAGACCCAGAACGCCGCCCAGGCGGCCGCAGTCGACGCGGTCGTCTACGAGTGGCTGGCCGGCGGCGCCTATGGCATCGACGGCGCCCGCGGCAAGCAGCGCCTCGGCTACCCGAACGTGTCGTCCACGGCCCGGACCCTGGCCGCCGACTACCTGGAAGAAGCCAAGAAGTACGCGGGCCCCTACCGCCTGACCCTCACGCCGAAGGTCACCGAGACCCCGGCGGGCAAGAAGGTCGCGGTCACGGCCACCGTCACCGCCACGCTCTCGGGGACCAAGGTGCCCGGGGTGAAGGTCCGCCTCACCGAGTCCGGCACGGACGGCGAGAAGGGGCAGGTCACCACCGGCCAGGACGGGACGGCCACCTGGGAGTTCACCGCCGACGCCAAGGGGACCACCACCGTGGGCGCCGAGGCCGACGGGCTGCCCGGCTCCCAGCTCAAGGTCCTGGCCCCCCGCGACGACACCGCCCAGCGGATGCTCCTGGCGGGCGACACCACCACGGCCAAGGACCAGACGGCCATCAAGGTCACCGCCGCGCCGGGCGGTGTCACCATCCGCAAGAAGGACCCGGGCGGCGAGGCCCTGGCCGGAACCTCCTTCCAGCTCCTCGACCCGGCCACCGGCAAGACAGTCGCCGAGGGCAAGACCGGCGCCGACGGCGTGCTGGTCTTCGACAACCTCGCCCCGGGCACCTACCGGCTGCGCGAGACCGACAGCGGCAGCCCCCTGCACGCCACGGTGCCCGACCAGGACATCACCATCACCGAGGGCAAGACCGCGGCCGCCAACCCGATCACGATCGTCGACCCGTTCAAGCAGGGCGAGCTGCTGGTCAAGAAGATCGACAAGGCCACCGGCAAGCCGCTGGCCGGAGCGGTCATCGCCATCAACGCCGACACCGTCGACGCGTCCGGCAAGCACACCAAGGGCAAGGAGCTCACGCAGCTCACCACCGGCAAGGACGGCACGGCCAAGCTCAAGCTCGACGTGACCCTCAAGAACGGCACCACCTACTGGGCCACCGAAGCCAAGCCGCCCGCCGGGTACGAGGCGGACGCCGCCGCCCAGCAGTTCACCGCCAAGCCCGGCGCCCAGGTCACCGTCACCCTCGCCGACACCAAGTCCCCCACCCCGATCAGCCCACCCCCCACCACACCGCCGCCCGCGGCCAAACCCCCGGCCGCCCAGCCGCCGGCCCCTTCCGGACAGCTCGCCCACACCGGCGCCTCCAGCACCACCTGGCTGATCGCGGCCGGCGGCGTGCTCCTCGCGGCCGGAGGCACGGCCGTGTGGGCCGGAAACCGGCGCCGCCTCGCCCGCACCCACAGCGGCTGA
- a CDS encoding DNA primase family protein, with product MSYTSASSAVPTSRVPGDASYQPGRAAHQLTAGTALAQPQLLLPESLTDWGMAHLFLSVYGDYYRYVRDMGWYRWADYRWLPDSNTTGIRYSAMQLANSMPRRDPRTDENVRYPDGEMARYRKRALSAAGAAALVKMAETLPELTLEPEELDSDPYALCTPGGVVDLRTGGMVPASPSQSHTHATAVTPRVMPTPMWNRFLTDTFGDDEAGEEMKTYLQSLCGYSISGDQAAQILAFLYGLGQNGKSVLVDVLLSLLGEYADSAPPNFLMASPYADHPTELADLQGRRLVVCSEINQGSRFDEAKFKLLTGGDRIKARRMYENFYSFAPTHKLWLVGNHRPVVQAGGFGFWRRMRIIEFNRIVPSELVVDNLGHRLVESEGPGILQWLVDGAKQYFNGKDLQLNGPQRVRLATQDYEESEDSVGRFLKDCCVIGSEYRVLQPHLGKAYRAWCQSEGLTPVSPRDLGGAVRQKLNIPSGELPKTNGQRYFPGLGLLAPGADERTGA from the coding sequence ATGAGCTACACAAGCGCCAGCTCGGCCGTACCAACGAGCCGGGTCCCGGGCGACGCGTCCTACCAGCCGGGCCGCGCCGCCCACCAGCTGACGGCTGGGACTGCCCTTGCGCAGCCCCAGCTCCTGCTTCCCGAGAGCCTCACCGACTGGGGCATGGCCCATCTGTTCCTGTCCGTGTACGGCGACTACTACCGGTACGTGCGCGACATGGGCTGGTACCGGTGGGCGGACTACCGATGGCTCCCGGACAGCAACACCACCGGCATCCGGTACTCCGCCATGCAGCTGGCGAACAGCATGCCCCGCAGGGATCCCCGGACCGATGAGAACGTGCGCTACCCGGACGGCGAGATGGCTCGCTACCGCAAGCGCGCCCTCAGCGCAGCGGGGGCGGCCGCCTTGGTGAAGATGGCCGAGACCCTGCCCGAGCTCACCCTGGAGCCCGAGGAGCTGGATTCCGATCCGTACGCCCTGTGCACCCCTGGCGGGGTGGTGGACCTGCGCACGGGCGGGATGGTGCCGGCCTCCCCATCGCAGAGCCACACCCACGCGACCGCCGTCACGCCGCGGGTCATGCCCACACCCATGTGGAACCGCTTCCTGACCGACACCTTCGGCGACGACGAGGCCGGAGAGGAGATGAAGACCTACCTGCAGAGCCTGTGCGGGTACTCGATCTCCGGCGATCAGGCCGCGCAGATCCTGGCCTTCCTCTACGGCCTGGGGCAGAACGGCAAGTCCGTGCTGGTCGACGTCCTTTTGTCCCTGCTCGGCGAGTACGCCGACTCCGCACCGCCCAACTTCCTCATGGCCTCCCCCTATGCCGACCACCCGACCGAGCTGGCCGACCTCCAGGGGCGGCGGCTGGTGGTGTGCTCGGAGATCAATCAGGGATCCAGGTTCGACGAGGCGAAGTTCAAGCTGCTCACCGGCGGCGACCGCATCAAGGCACGCCGCATGTACGAAAACTTCTACAGCTTCGCGCCCACGCACAAGCTGTGGCTCGTGGGCAACCACAGGCCTGTCGTGCAGGCCGGCGGATTCGGCTTCTGGCGGCGGATGCGCATCATCGAGTTCAACCGCATCGTCCCCAGCGAACTGGTCGTCGACAACCTCGGCCACCGGCTGGTGGAGAGCGAGGGGCCCGGCATCCTGCAGTGGCTGGTCGACGGGGCCAAGCAGTACTTCAACGGCAAGGATCTCCAGCTCAACGGCCCTCAGCGGGTGAGGCTGGCCACGCAGGACTACGAAGAGTCGGAGGACTCCGTCGGCCGGTTCCTCAAGGACTGCTGCGTGATCGGCAGCGAATACCGCGTGCTCCAGCCGCATCTGGGGAAGGCCTACCGGGCGTGGTGCCAGTCGGAGGGCCTGACGCCCGTGTCCCCTCGGGACCTCGGTGGCGCCGTCCGGCAGAAGCTGAACATTCCTTCCGGAGAGCTGCCCAAGACCAACGGGCAGCGCTACTTCCCCGGCCTCGGGCTGCTGGCCCCGGGCGCGGACGAGAGGACTGGAGCATGA
- a CDS encoding MFS transporter translates to MTLTGRRPAPAPPTALKDVMATPHVARLLAGTLLGRLPNSMAPAALVLLITHSGGSVAFGGILSALYILASALSQPVKGRLLDCYGQTRVSGPAAFINALSLLTLATVSAQSQPVLATALVALAGSCTPPLEAGLRALWSSVLPDPGQRRAALAADTGSQGLLFVTGPLLAAFLASQYGPGTALAATAATGVTGSLIVLTSAPSRAWSSPAKHHGTRSALHNRALLQLLFALAGVGVANGAVTVWAVGMAERHQMDMLTGLIPGAYAAGSLIGGLLYGRRPWPGSTVSHLLAGTAAFAAAWLPLLTLPGPHPAIALALLPGLFLPVVITSSFMTADRLAPAGNITETYAWMILSLGVGTASGTALAGALAAHPLAAATLPLAGAATALTVLTAARRRAATTVTR, encoded by the coding sequence ATGACTCTCACCGGCCGCCGCCCGGCCCCGGCCCCGCCCACCGCCCTCAAAGACGTGATGGCCACCCCGCACGTCGCCCGGCTCCTCGCCGGAACGCTCCTGGGCCGCCTGCCCAACAGCATGGCCCCCGCCGCACTCGTCCTCCTCATCACGCACTCCGGCGGCTCCGTCGCCTTCGGCGGCATCCTCAGCGCCCTCTACATCCTGGCCTCCGCCCTCTCCCAGCCGGTCAAGGGCCGCCTGCTGGACTGCTACGGACAGACCCGGGTCTCGGGCCCGGCCGCCTTCATCAACGCCCTGAGCCTGCTCACCCTCGCAACGGTCAGCGCCCAGTCCCAGCCGGTGCTCGCCACCGCCCTCGTCGCCCTCGCGGGCTCCTGCACGCCCCCGCTGGAGGCAGGCCTGCGCGCGCTGTGGTCGAGCGTGCTGCCCGACCCGGGCCAGCGCCGGGCCGCACTGGCCGCCGACACCGGCAGCCAGGGCCTGCTGTTCGTGACCGGCCCCCTCCTGGCCGCTTTCCTCGCCAGCCAGTACGGCCCGGGGACCGCCCTGGCCGCCACCGCCGCCACCGGAGTCACCGGCTCCCTCATCGTCTTGACCTCCGCGCCTTCCCGGGCCTGGAGTTCCCCCGCCAAGCACCACGGCACCCGCAGCGCCCTGCACAACCGCGCGCTGCTCCAGCTTCTGTTCGCCCTGGCCGGCGTCGGCGTCGCCAACGGCGCGGTAACCGTCTGGGCCGTGGGAATGGCCGAGCGCCACCAGATGGACATGCTCACCGGCCTCATCCCCGGCGCCTACGCCGCGGGCTCACTGATCGGAGGCCTCCTCTACGGCCGACGGCCCTGGCCGGGATCCACCGTCTCCCACCTCCTGGCCGGCACCGCCGCCTTCGCCGCCGCCTGGCTGCCCCTGCTCACCCTTCCCGGCCCCCACCCGGCCATCGCCCTCGCCCTCCTCCCGGGCCTCTTCCTCCCCGTCGTGATCACCAGCTCCTTCATGACTGCGGACCGTCTCGCACCCGCCGGGAACATCACCGAGACGTACGCCTGGATGATCTTGTCCCTCGGCGTGGGAACGGCCTCCGGAACCGCCCTGGCAGGCGCCCTCGCCGCCCACCCGCTCGCCGCCGCCACGCTGCCCCTGGCCGGGGCCGCCACCGCCCTGACCGTCCTCACCGCCGCCCGGCGCCGCGCCGCCACGACCGTCACCCGCTGA
- a CDS encoding DUF6009 family protein, with protein MSDAGATSLSQEVKIVWVEGWATVDAKYDYVRWMFEKTRNRTGKPRGAMRAGRIVGYAELEETAEPTEPSRRYRRRVFYVKDNDRSEPGGQYQDATPHEAVDPRTLQPGAKGKLTDRARGRRVGKPDSSSAESGPSDGMLF; from the coding sequence ATGTCCGACGCAGGGGCGACGAGCCTCTCCCAGGAGGTGAAGATCGTCTGGGTCGAGGGCTGGGCGACCGTCGACGCCAAGTACGACTACGTCCGCTGGATGTTCGAGAAGACACGGAACCGGACGGGGAAGCCGCGTGGAGCGATGAGGGCAGGCCGCATCGTGGGGTACGCCGAGCTCGAGGAGACCGCGGAGCCCACGGAGCCGTCACGGCGCTACCGCCGGCGCGTCTTCTACGTCAAGGACAACGACCGAAGCGAACCCGGTGGCCAGTATCAGGACGCGACCCCGCACGAGGCCGTGGACCCCCGAACACTGCAGCCCGGGGCCAAGGGCAAACTCACCGACCGCGCCCGGGGCCGTCGCGTGGGCAAGCCCGATTCCAGCAGCGCGGAGTCCGGTCCTTCCGACGGCATGCTGTTCTGA
- a CDS encoding competence protein CoiA family protein encodes MSTQGQSGHADFPRAFQQEKRQVWARDGDTKALVYLPDGQADGEIRPGVTWRAYIRGGMLLCPMPGCGPFARVVASPSRRHHFAHRAGADHASGTGPETLWHLSAKELLARWAAAEPSLHGWRLHIDDTPISMPEGWRRPDVLAVSPDGSARVALEVQYSTLTGEEWRARHGFYARAGVVDIWVFAHHGPQWRSRAASGPARREELAHRDPGWTAAVGLSGLHQAMLQDEVVPLWLDPTARTIGTATALFAPAAPPRSRTSRLVRNPALYALPPEHNFRACYIAADPLEECRIDLSAGELLTSARARHRQERIRLLADQEAAQERLDALQERQSQDTERRRQQEQQRRRERAAQYAAELEEEIRQADLRAREDQRLREEELAAVQARLQTPLTEDYPLQLTPAPTPAPAPDRPRGWWLPRRRRRK; translated from the coding sequence ATGAGTACGCAGGGGCAGAGCGGTCACGCTGACTTCCCTCGGGCATTTCAGCAGGAGAAGCGGCAGGTGTGGGCGCGTGACGGGGATACCAAGGCGCTGGTGTACCTGCCCGACGGCCAAGCCGACGGCGAGATCCGCCCGGGAGTGACCTGGCGCGCCTACATCCGGGGCGGCATGCTGCTGTGCCCGATGCCCGGCTGCGGGCCGTTCGCCCGCGTCGTCGCGAGCCCGTCGAGGCGGCACCACTTCGCCCACCGGGCTGGTGCTGACCACGCCAGCGGCACCGGCCCGGAGACCCTGTGGCACCTGAGCGCGAAGGAACTGCTGGCCCGGTGGGCCGCCGCAGAGCCGAGCCTGCACGGTTGGCGGCTGCATATCGACGACACCCCTATCTCCATGCCCGAGGGCTGGCGGCGCCCCGACGTGCTGGCGGTCTCTCCGGACGGCTCCGCCCGAGTGGCGCTGGAGGTCCAGTACTCGACACTGACCGGGGAAGAGTGGCGCGCACGGCACGGCTTCTACGCCCGGGCCGGTGTGGTCGACATCTGGGTCTTCGCCCATCACGGGCCCCAGTGGCGCAGCCGGGCAGCCTCCGGCCCAGCCCGCCGGGAGGAGCTCGCCCACCGCGATCCCGGCTGGACGGCTGCCGTCGGCCTCAGCGGCCTGCACCAGGCGATGCTCCAGGACGAGGTGGTCCCGCTGTGGCTCGACCCCACGGCCCGCACCATAGGTACCGCCACCGCGCTCTTCGCCCCCGCCGCACCGCCCCGAAGCCGGACCAGCCGGCTCGTCCGCAACCCTGCCCTCTACGCCCTGCCCCCGGAACACAACTTCCGCGCCTGCTACATCGCGGCTGATCCACTGGAGGAGTGCCGTATCGACCTGTCTGCCGGCGAGCTCCTCACCTCGGCACGCGCACGGCACCGCCAGGAGCGCATCCGGCTTCTCGCCGATCAGGAAGCCGCCCAAGAACGCCTGGACGCGCTGCAGGAGCGGCAGAGCCAGGACACCGAACGCCGCCGCCAGCAGGAGCAGCAGCGGAGACGGGAGAGAGCCGCGCAGTATGCCGCCGAGCTGGAGGAGGAGATACGGCAGGCGGACCTGCGCGCCCGCGAGGACCAGCGCCTCCGTGAAGAGGAGCTGGCCGCAGTCCAGGCCCGGCTGCAGACGCCGCTGACGGAGGACTATCCGTTGCAGCTCACCCCCGCCCCCACCCCCGCCCCAGCACCGGACCGGCCCAGGGGCTGGTGGCTTCCGAGGCGGCGGCGCCGGAAATGA